In Arthrobacter sp. MN05-02, the genomic stretch GTCCTGGAGCGGTCCGGTGACATCGGTCCGACCGATGCCCAGCCCGAGACCCGGGCAGGCCGGATGCTCCTGCTCGCGCAGGCCCACCACGGACTGGGGAACCTTCCCGCAGCGATCGACGCCCTGGACGAAGCCGACCGGATCACCGTGCACCATGCACTCGAGGAGGTCGCGTCGATGGTCCTCGAGGAGCGCGCCTCCGTTGCCGCGTCCTGCGGGGACTACCGGCTCGCCTACGAACTCCACCGCACGTTCCACCAGGCCGCCAGGACGCGCTGGATCGAGACGCGCCGGTCGCAGGTGGACCACCTCTTCGCGGAGCAGAACGTCATCGCGGCCCTGGAGCGGGCGGAGCAGGCGGAGGCCGCGGTCGCCATCGACCCGCTCACCAAGGTACGGAACCGGCGGTGGGTCGAGGACTCCCTGCCCGACGTCGTCCGCGCCTGGCAGACCGGCGGCCCCTGGACGGGTTCCCTCGCCATCCTGGACCTCGACCACTTCAAGCAGGTGAACGACCGTTTCGGACACCACGCGGGCGACGACGTGCTGGTCGCCGTCGCCGGATGCCTCCAGGACTGCCGGGGTGTCCGTGATGTCGCGCGCATCGGCGGCGAGGAGTTCCTGCTGGTCCTGCAGCAGCACGCCGACCAGGAGCAGGTGGCCCGGGACGTCCTGTCCGCCGTCCGCGCCCTACGCTGGCCGCACGTCGACACCGAACTGCGTCTCACGGCGAGTATCGGCTTCGCGGGGTGCGAACCGGGGCCGGTGGCAGCCCTCCTGCGCGAGGCGGACCGCCGCCTGTACCGTGCCAAGCGGGCCGGCCGTGACCGCGCCGAGGGCCCCTGGTAATTGCGTCAGGACTGCCGGGAGAGCCACTCACCGAGCGCTGCCCGTACGAGTTCAGCCCCGCGGGGGCCGCCGTAGTTGGCGGCGAAGCGCGGATCGGACACGTACAGGTCCCCCAGCCCCCGGATGTACTCCGCCGACAGGGACCCGTCCTCCCCGGTCGGCAGGCCGGGCACGCCGGAGAGCCAGGCGAAGTGGCGTCGGGCGAGGGCCTGTGCCTCGTCGCCGGCCGGGGACACACCCCGCGCGGCGGCATCGGTCCATCCCGCATCGAGTGCCGCGACGTCGTCACCGAACGCAGCCTTCTCGTCGTCGCTCTTCCCGCGCCACCAGGAATCACCCTGCTCGTACGCGTCGCGCCCCCATCGCTGCTCGACCTCGTCCCTGTACTGCGTGTGGTCGAATCCGTTGAACATCTGCTCCGCCATGGGTTCTTCTCCCTGTTCGAGGGCCTCCACCGTGGTGAGGACCGCGGTGATCTGCCGGTCGAGCCGCTGTTGCTCGCCGCGGAGGTGGTCGAGGTGGCGGCGCAGGGCAGCTGCCGGGGCATCCGCGGATCTGTCGTCGAGCACGTCGCGGATGGCCGGCAGCGGCAGCCCCAGGGACCGCAGCAGCAGGATGCGCTGGAGCCGCACGAGGGTGTCCGCGTCGTAGTACCGATAGCCGTTGGCTCCCACGCGGGAGGGTTCGAGCAGCCCGACGTCGCCGTAGTGGCGCAGGGTCCTGCTCGTCGTCCCCGCCAGGCGCGCGACGGTCGTGATCGGATAGTCCACCTGTCCCCGTCCTCTCCTCGGGCGCATCGGGCGCCCGTGGGAACAACGGTAGGAGTTGACGTTGCGTCAAGGTCAAGGGCTGCCGGCCGGTCCTCGTGTCCGTGCACGGACGGCCGCCCTCCCGGAGCCGGGCCCGGCGCTACCTCCGTCCCGCCGCGCGGATCAGCTGTACCAGAACCACTGCGGCGGACGCCATGATGCCGGCACCGCATGGGCGTTGAACGTGCCGCATTCGGAGCAGGTGTAGCTGGCGCTCGCGGGGATGAGGTCGGTGGAGTGCTCGGCCTGACGCGCGGGGACGAACTCCTCGAAGATCAGGTACTCGTCGGTCCGGCATCGGGGGCAGGAAGGTGCTTCGCCCATCTCGAGGGGTGAAAAGGGCGAGCTGCTGGTGCGCAGGCTCCGCCCGTGATCGATTGTTGTCATAGGATTCACCGTTTCGGTCTTGCAACCGGCGCTGGATGCAAGTAGTAAGGGTACTTATACCTAAAATATAGGCGCCGACTACGCGTTCCGGAAGCAGGGAATACGTGCCGGCGGACGGGCGTGCGGAGGTCCGACGGCTGGCACAATGGCCCTATGACGGCCAGGTCCCCTCGCTCCGCAGCGGCATTGTCCCCCGAGCAGGCAGCCCCCCTGCGGCGCGCCCTCGCAGCGAGCGGGGACGTCACCGTCTTCGTCGACGGTACGGCCCACCGGTTGCCGGACGAGGCCCAGGCAGCCGTCGTCGACCTGCTCGCGCGCCTGTCCGACGGCGACGCGGTCCAGGTGACGTCGGTCGCCGAGCTGCTGACCACCTCGCAGGCCGCGGAACTCGCCGGCATCTCGCACAGCTACCTCCGCAAACTCACGGACGCCGGGACCCTCGCGGTGGAGTACCGCGGGTCCCACCGGCGCATCCGCAGGTCCGACGTCGAGGACTGGCTTCGCAGCCAGTTGCGCCGCAGGGAGTCCTCCACAGCGTCGGCCGCTCCGCCGGCTGCAGCGGATGCCACCGGGAGGGCCACGGCCGGGGTTCTCGCGGGAGGAGCGGGAGAATCCGCGGCCGAGCGCGGGGACCTCCCCACGTGACGGGACGCCGCCCGGGGTTCCGCCTCCGGCCGGTCAGGACTGCTCGAACCGGGGGCGGGACCTCCACCTGCGCGCCTTCAGCGCGAGGTGCAGTTCCAGCCGCACCAGCCCGGCGAGCGGGTCGACGCCGATGACCGAGCGGATCCTGCTCAACCGGTTGTAGACGCTGCTGCGATGCAGGTGCAGCTGGGCGGCCACGTCCTGCACCGAGCCGTTCTTGTCGTAGAGCAGCTCGAGCACCGGCAGGAGCTCGTCCAGGCGGTCGGCCTCGCTCAACTCGGCGAAGTGCACGCTGCCGAGGGCGGGAGCCTGCCAGCCCACGGCGCCGAGGAACTGGTAGACACCGATCTCGGAGTACGGGCAGACCCTGGCGAGGTTGGGATCCACCGCGGCCGCCTGCACGGCATGCTGCGCCTGCTGAAAGGCCCCTTCGAGGCT encodes the following:
- a CDS encoding MerR family transcriptional regulator produces the protein MDYPITTVARLAGTTSRTLRHYGDVGLLEPSRVGANGYRYYDADTLVRLQRILLLRSLGLPLPAIRDVLDDRSADAPAAALRRHLDHLRGEQQRLDRQITAVLTTVEALEQGEEPMAEQMFNGFDHTQYRDEVEQRWGRDAYEQGDSWWRGKSDDEKAAFGDDVAALDAGWTDAAARGVSPAGDEAQALARRHFAWLSGVPGLPTGEDGSLSAEYIRGLGDLYVSDPRFAANYGGPRGAELVRAALGEWLSRQS